One Desulfovibrio desulfuricans DNA window includes the following coding sequences:
- the rfaE1 gene encoding D-glycero-beta-D-manno-heptose-7-phosphate kinase gives MNFDGVRILVVGDVMLDHYIAGQVKRISPEAPVPVVSAAKRWSVPGGAANVARNLVRLGVDVAVAGVVGQDAAANDLRAALAAEGIADGLAVSPSRRTTCKTRVLAQGQQLLRLDEEVSAPLGAEEAEALKKQVLSLLPGRHAVILSDYAKGVLLESASGCNLCQIIIEEARRLGIPVLVDPKGSDWRRYAGAHCVTPNAGEFDAACGLDAGLTLSRPRRETLAGELRSRYGIERLLITRGPKGMALFTPDEAPVYCRAAVREVADVSGAGDTAIATLAACVGKGLPWAESMHLANAAAGVAVGKMGTAPVSIAELNEALREQADNPKLFSVQNLVEKIEEWRRKNETVVFTNGCFDLLHPGHISLIRQSAAQGDHLIVGLNSDASVRRLKGPTRPIQNESSRALLLAALSDVDAIVLFDEDTPFELISALRPDVLVKGSDYTIDNVVGADVVQQGGGRVYLARLVDGCSTTGIVRKIDNQRDVT, from the coding sequence ATGAATTTTGACGGAGTACGCATACTGGTTGTGGGCGATGTGATGCTTGATCATTACATTGCAGGCCAGGTCAAAAGGATTTCTCCCGAAGCCCCGGTGCCTGTGGTGTCTGCGGCAAAACGCTGGTCTGTGCCTGGTGGTGCTGCCAACGTGGCGCGCAACCTTGTGCGCCTGGGCGTTGATGTGGCTGTTGCTGGCGTAGTGGGGCAGGATGCCGCAGCCAACGACCTGCGCGCGGCGCTCGCGGCTGAGGGAATTGCGGACGGCCTGGCCGTTTCGCCCAGTCGCCGCACCACCTGCAAGACGCGCGTTCTTGCGCAGGGGCAGCAACTGCTGCGCCTTGACGAGGAAGTAAGCGCTCCGCTCGGCGCAGAAGAAGCTGAAGCTCTGAAAAAACAGGTTCTTTCCCTGTTGCCGGGGCGGCATGCGGTTATTCTTTCTGACTACGCAAAGGGCGTGTTGCTTGAATCGGCCAGCGGCTGCAATCTGTGCCAGATAATCATTGAAGAAGCCCGCCGGCTTGGCATCCCCGTGCTGGTTGATCCCAAGGGCAGCGACTGGCGGCGTTACGCAGGAGCACACTGCGTTACTCCCAATGCCGGGGAATTTGACGCAGCCTGCGGGCTGGACGCTGGCCTAACGCTCAGCAGGCCCCGCCGTGAAACCCTTGCCGGGGAACTGCGTTCACGCTACGGCATTGAACGCCTGCTCATAACGCGGGGGCCGAAGGGCATGGCCCTGTTCACCCCTGACGAAGCACCTGTTTACTGCCGCGCCGCCGTGCGCGAAGTGGCCGATGTTTCCGGCGCAGGCGATACCGCCATTGCCACTCTGGCAGCATGCGTGGGAAAAGGCCTGCCCTGGGCCGAAAGCATGCACCTTGCCAATGCGGCGGCAGGGGTCGCCGTGGGCAAAATGGGCACTGCACCCGTGTCTATTGCAGAGCTTAACGAGGCGCTGCGTGAGCAGGCCGACAATCCCAAGCTTTTTAGCGTTCAGAACCTTGTTGAAAAAATTGAAGAATGGCGCAGAAAAAACGAAACTGTGGTTTTTACCAACGGTTGCTTTGACCTGCTGCATCCTGGCCACATTTCCCTTATCCGGCAGAGCGCCGCTCAGGGCGATCACCTGATTGTGGGGCTCAACAGCGATGCCTCCGTGCGCCGCCTTAAGGGGCCGACCCGCCCCATCCAGAACGAAAGCAGCCGTGCCTTGCTGCTGGCTGCTTTGTCAGACGTGGACGCCATTGTGCTTTTTGACGAAGATACCCCGTTTGAACTCATCTCGGCCTTGCGACCTGACGTGCTCGTGAAAGGCAGCGACTATACCATCGACAATGTGGTTGGGGCCGATGTTGTGCAGCAGGGGGGCGGCAGGGTCTATCTTGCCCGCCTGGTAGACGGTTGCAGCACTACGGGCATCGTGCGCAAAATCGATAACCAGCGGGATGTCACCTAG
- a CDS encoding glucokinase, which produces MQRIFAADIGGTNARFALFTVYEGNLTLMSAVWAKSADLGNAHNVLQAMQQLLQSSFSAGDSLVIALAGPVSGLRGKLTNGQLRVDLDGVAQQYNMACCLLLNDFSAQAFATLTPCGAAAALVRSSTRFIDESRETRAVLGAGTGLGAAMLVRSGDPDPAGSWVAVPSEAGHTAFAFVGPEEQAYQAFLARELGRDYPTAENVLSGEGLSVLHYYLSGQFFYPPAVGAEALSHETPTLLWYARFWGRFCRQWILTTLCRGGLWIAGGIAAKNPLCLTHPAFMQELGLVPDIGGIAASVPIYLVTDGNSGLWGAACAAAEHLSCRVPRAEKSG; this is translated from the coding sequence ATGCAACGCATTTTCGCAGCAGATATAGGTGGAACCAACGCAAGGTTTGCCCTGTTCACAGTGTATGAGGGCAATCTCACGCTTATGTCTGCTGTGTGGGCAAAGTCGGCTGATCTGGGCAATGCCCATAATGTGCTGCAAGCCATGCAGCAGCTCTTGCAATCTTCATTCTCTGCGGGTGATTCCCTCGTCATTGCCCTTGCCGGGCCTGTGAGCGGCCTGCGCGGCAAACTCACCAACGGACAGTTGCGCGTAGACCTTGATGGCGTAGCGCAGCAGTACAACATGGCCTGCTGCCTGCTGCTCAACGATTTCAGCGCGCAGGCCTTTGCCACGCTGACGCCCTGCGGCGCTGCTGCCGCACTTGTGCGCAGCAGCACCAGATTCATTGACGAATCCAGAGAAACCCGGGCCGTGCTTGGCGCTGGCACCGGCCTTGGCGCAGCCATGCTGGTGCGCTCGGGCGACCCTGACCCTGCCGGAAGCTGGGTGGCCGTGCCCTCGGAGGCAGGGCATACTGCCTTTGCCTTTGTGGGGCCGGAAGAGCAGGCCTATCAGGCTTTTTTGGCCCGCGAACTGGGCCGCGATTATCCCACGGCGGAAAATGTGCTTTCCGGTGAAGGGCTCTCCGTGCTGCACTACTATCTTTCCGGCCAGTTTTTTTATCCCCCTGCCGTGGGCGCTGAGGCCCTGTCGCACGAAACGCCCACGCTATTGTGGTATGCCAGATTTTGGGGCCGGTTTTGCCGTCAGTGGATACTGACCACGCTCTGCCGTGGCGGGTTGTGGATTGCTGGTGGCATTGCCGCCAAAAATCCCCTGTGTCTGACGCATCCGGCCTTTATGCAAGAACTTGGTCTGGTGCCCGATATCGGCGGCATTGCGGCCTCTGTCCCCATTTATCTTGTCACCGATGGCAACAGCGGCCTGTGGGGTGCGGCGTGTGCGGCTGCGGAGCATTTGTCCTGCCGCGTTCCCCGTGCTGAAAAAAGCGGCTAG
- a CDS encoding Fur family transcriptional regulator — MAQTQTRMTRQRAVILEELRKLKSHPTADELYSIVRERLPRISLGTVYRNLDFLADSGEIRRLEAAGSTKRFDGDISNHQHVRCIYCGRVGDVEDVKQAPTVEGMQAMGFASILSSRVEYDGVCETCARSLEITQ, encoded by the coding sequence ATGGCTCAAACACAAACACGAATGACCCGGCAGCGGGCAGTTATTTTGGAAGAACTGCGCAAGCTCAAGAGCCATCCAACTGCGGATGAGCTGTACAGCATCGTGCGCGAGCGTTTGCCCCGAATAAGCCTGGGTACTGTGTACCGGAATCTGGATTTTCTGGCAGACAGCGGCGAGATCCGCCGTCTGGAAGCTGCCGGATCAACCAAACGTTTTGACGGTGACATTTCAAACCATCAGCATGTTCGCTGCATTTATTGCGGCCGGGTTGGCGATGTTGAAGACGTCAAGCAGGCCCCCACAGTTGAAGGCATGCAGGCAATGGGTTTTGCGAGTATTTTGAGTTCGCGGGTGGAATACGACGGCGTGTGCGAAACCTGCGCGAGATCGCTTGAAATAACCCAGTAA
- a CDS encoding bacterioferritin, producing MAENRESRKAKVIEVLNKARAMELFAIHQYMNQHYNLDDMDYGELAANMKLIAIDEMRHAENFAERIKELGGEPTTQKDGKIVTGQEVTAIYEADANQEEVTIEAYSGFLAICKDAGDIVSARLFERIIDEEQAHLTYYDNIDGHIKKLGDTYLAKIAGTPSTTGPASKGFVTATPAAG from the coding sequence ATGGCTGAAAACAGGGAAAGCCGGAAGGCTAAAGTCATAGAAGTACTGAACAAGGCGCGCGCCATGGAGCTGTTCGCCATCCATCAGTATATGAACCAGCACTACAATCTGGACGATATGGATTATGGCGAGCTTGCTGCCAACATGAAGCTTATCGCCATTGACGAAATGCGTCATGCCGAAAATTTTGCCGAACGCATCAAGGAACTGGGCGGCGAGCCCACTACCCAGAAAGACGGCAAGATTGTCACCGGGCAGGAAGTGACTGCTATCTATGAGGCTGACGCCAATCAGGAAGAAGTCACCATCGAGGCTTACAGCGGTTTTCTTGCCATCTGTAAGGATGCGGGCGACATTGTTTCTGCCCGTCTTTTTGAACGGATCATTGACGAAGAGCAGGCCCACCTGACCTATTACGACAATATTGACGGGCATATCAAAAAACTTGGCGACACCTACCTTGCCAAGATTGCCGGTACGCCTTCCACAACTGGCCCTGCCAGCAAGGGCTTTGTGACCGCAACGCCCGCAGCGGGCTAA
- a CDS encoding rubredoxin: MAEPKDMWRCQMVNCGYVYDPDRGDKRHKIPAGTRFEDLPEDWKCPVCGATKKSFRPLSDEG; this comes from the coding sequence ATGGCTGAACCCAAGGATATGTGGCGTTGCCAGATGGTTAATTGCGGTTACGTTTACGACCCCGACCGGGGCGACAAACGCCACAAGATACCGGCTGGAACCCGTTTTGAAGATCTGCCTGAAGACTGGAAGTGCCCTGTATGCGGGGCAACAAAAAAGAGCTTTCGCCCTTTGAGTGACGAAGGTTAA
- a CDS encoding PhzF family phenazine biosynthesis protein, with the protein MQYYHADVFCKEPMTGNGLTVFIAKAFPQSAVMQRISREFRQFETIFLVRRGDAAFDARIFTVEEELDFAGHPILGAAAAVQHEFLQEASSTVLFNLNSKQVSVFCTAQGDFYDCCMDQGPAEFICAPEPEEYAHFLRPLNLAPHNVAAGFPLEVVSTGLPYLLVPLASGLDQARILVVDYESRLAQVGAKFAYVFDASAVEGRTWDNAGLAEDVATGSAAGPVGAYLYKHNRFSPTQEILLRQGRFVGRDSEISIRRDKASGNMLVSGQVRLLVRGECMQGM; encoded by the coding sequence ATGCAGTATTACCACGCAGATGTGTTTTGCAAAGAACCCATGACCGGCAATGGTCTGACTGTTTTTATTGCCAAGGCCTTTCCCCAAAGCGCTGTAATGCAGCGGATTTCCCGTGAATTCAGGCAGTTTGAAACAATCTTCCTTGTGCGGCGCGGTGATGCTGCTTTTGATGCGCGCATCTTTACCGTTGAGGAAGAACTGGATTTCGCCGGGCATCCCATTCTGGGCGCTGCCGCGGCTGTGCAGCACGAATTTTTGCAGGAGGCCTCCAGCACGGTTCTGTTCAACCTGAACAGCAAGCAGGTTTCTGTTTTTTGCACAGCGCAGGGTGATTTTTATGACTGCTGTATGGATCAGGGGCCAGCGGAATTCATCTGTGCGCCAGAGCCGGAAGAATATGCTCACTTTTTGCGACCGCTGAATCTGGCGCCGCACAATGTTGCCGCCGGATTCCCCCTGGAAGTAGTATCCACAGGGCTGCCCTATCTGCTGGTGCCCCTTGCCTCAGGGCTGGACCAAGCCCGCATTCTCGTGGTGGATTATGAATCGCGTCTTGCACAGGTCGGCGCAAAATTCGCCTATGTTTTTGACGCCAGCGCCGTGGAAGGTAGAACATGGGACAATGCTGGTCTGGCGGAAGACGTGGCCACGGGCAGCGCCGCAGGGCCGGTAGGGGCCTACCTGTACAAACACAACAGATTTTCGCCCACACAGGAAATACTTCTCCGTCAGGGGCGCTTTGTGGGGCGTGACTCGGAAATCAGCATCCGCAGGGACAAAGCCAGCGGCAACATGCTGGTGAGCGGTCAGGTTCGCCTGCTCGTACGCGGGGAATGTATGCAGGGAATGTAA
- the ybaK gene encoding Cys-tRNA(Pro) deacylase, with protein sequence MPAAKVSKTNAARILEGLGIPYELHTADVDENDLSAVTMAHNLGVDPACVFKTLVARGDKTGVLMACIPAAAELDLKALAAASGNKHVEMVPLKDVRPLTGYMRGGCSPLGAKKAYPVFVDENAILLETIFVSAGQRGVQLRLKPDDLLRAVEGQYAPVARI encoded by the coding sequence ATGCCTGCCGCAAAAGTTTCCAAAACCAATGCCGCCAGAATTCTTGAAGGCCTGGGCATTCCCTACGAACTGCACACTGCTGACGTGGACGAAAATGACCTGTCAGCCGTAACAATGGCGCACAATCTTGGCGTTGACCCTGCCTGCGTGTTCAAAACCCTGGTAGCCAGAGGCGACAAAACAGGCGTGCTCATGGCCTGCATCCCCGCTGCGGCGGAGCTTGACCTCAAGGCGCTGGCCGCCGCATCTGGCAACAAGCATGTGGAAATGGTTCCGCTCAAGGATGTTCGCCCCCTCACCGGCTATATGCGCGGCGGCTGCTCCCCCCTTGGAGCCAAGAAGGCCTATCCGGTTTTTGTGGACGAAAACGCCATCCTGCTTGAAACCATCTTTGTAAGCGCAGGCCAGCGCGGCGTTCAACTGCGCCTCAAGCCGGATGACCTGCTGCGCGCGGTTGAAGGGCAGTACGCCCCAGTGGCGCGCATTTAG
- a CDS encoding ATP-binding protein translates to MSDAQQPHQGNLANPLVLALEISSSALLHVSKEPFLRAAMASIGESLHCEQVSLVEFDDDQWSAPVVWRSGIRSATADMPAATLNDMSPVLSLFEEGKSLCVADTSAMPEGPQKALFLSRGIKSAICVPIAHDGQLFGGICLLRHRYRGQWSIEDSSLCYLLGSILAITLTHFRLYGQLQRKHRQLHDILDAFTDPVCIVDMETYKILFVNNSVEETYPRKDGTLSNICYKRLMGRDTPCPFCTNAIIAASSEPYQWTYENKTTRRTYTVVDKAIRWDNDKTVRLSISRDVTDLLQTQHEKQDAVVASQAKSEFLAHMSHEIRTPMNGIIGLTHLALQSNPSDEQKNYLQKIRTSATNLLAIINDILDLSKIEANKMVLEDANYPLEDVLEFVHTSLRFPIEQKGLEYECKLGDDVPLKLWGDSLRLKQVLLNLMNNAVKFTAEGRITLRIDREISGDKDSLHFRIADTGMGISREYQQHLFDPYTQANASISRRFGGTGLGLSICKRIAELMHGALWCESELGKGSTFHLSIPCTPARNIYCPQEQAVATAEPLDGAAECSILVAEDNEINVEVLRAMLRQLGFECDVAPNGKEALRMAMETPYDIVLMDVNMPVMDGLTATRELRNMLPGNDEQKALPIIALTAATLPDNIAEIINAGMNDHIAKPFSMATLRNKLAKWLKLH, encoded by the coding sequence ATGTCAGACGCACAACAGCCGCATCAGGGCAATCTAGCCAATCCCCTGGTACTGGCCTTGGAAATATCAAGTTCAGCCCTTCTGCACGTCAGCAAAGAGCCTTTTCTCAGAGCAGCCATGGCCAGTATTGGCGAATCCTTGCACTGTGAGCAGGTGTCTCTTGTAGAATTTGACGATGATCAGTGGTCTGCCCCTGTAGTCTGGCGGTCGGGCATTCGCAGTGCAACGGCAGATATGCCAGCGGCAACGCTCAACGACATGTCGCCGGTGTTGAGCCTGTTTGAAGAGGGCAAAAGCCTGTGCGTTGCCGATACCTCGGCCATGCCCGAAGGCCCGCAAAAAGCCCTGTTTCTCTCCCGTGGAATCAAATCGGCAATCTGCGTGCCCATCGCCCACGATGGCCAGCTTTTTGGCGGCATCTGCCTTTTGCGCCACCGCTATCGCGGGCAATGGTCCATTGAGGACTCCAGCCTTTGCTATCTTTTGGGCAGCATCCTTGCCATCACGCTGACGCATTTTCGTCTTTACGGGCAGTTGCAGCGCAAGCACAGGCAACTGCACGATATTCTTGATGCTTTTACTGACCCTGTCTGCATTGTGGATATGGAGACGTACAAGATTCTTTTCGTCAACAATAGTGTTGAAGAAACCTATCCACGCAAAGACGGCACCTTGTCCAACATCTGCTATAAGAGGCTCATGGGGCGGGATACGCCCTGCCCCTTTTGCACCAATGCCATTATTGCCGCCTCCAGCGAGCCATACCAGTGGACGTATGAAAACAAGACCACCAGGCGCACCTATACGGTGGTGGACAAGGCCATCAGGTGGGACAACGACAAAACGGTTCGCCTCAGCATTTCACGCGATGTGACTGACCTGCTGCAAACCCAGCACGAAAAACAGGATGCCGTGGTGGCCTCGCAGGCCAAAAGCGAATTTCTGGCGCACATGAGCCATGAAATCCGCACGCCCATGAACGGCATCATTGGCCTCACTCATCTGGCCCTGCAATCCAATCCCAGCGACGAGCAGAAAAACTATCTGCAAAAAATCCGCACTTCCGCCACAAACCTGCTGGCCATCATCAACGATATTCTGGATCTTTCCAAAATCGAAGCCAACAAGATGGTGCTGGAAGACGCCAACTATCCGCTAGAAGACGTGCTTGAATTCGTGCATACCTCGCTGCGCTTCCCCATTGAGCAGAAGGGGCTTGAGTATGAATGCAAGCTTGGCGACGATGTGCCGCTGAAGCTCTGGGGCGACAGCCTGCGCCTCAAGCAGGTTTTGCTCAACCTCATGAACAATGCCGTCAAATTCACCGCCGAAGGGCGCATAACCCTGCGAATTGACCGCGAAATTTCTGGCGACAAAGACAGCCTGCACTTCAGGATTGCGGATACGGGCATGGGCATCAGCCGCGAATACCAGCAGCACCTTTTTGATCCCTATACCCAGGCCAATGCGAGCATCAGCCGCCGCTTTGGCGGCACCGGCCTTGGACTGAGCATCTGCAAACGCATTGCGGAACTCATGCACGGCGCGCTGTGGTGCGAGAGCGAGCTGGGCAAGGGTTCCACCTTCCACCTGAGCATCCCCTGCACGCCTGCCCGCAATATATATTGCCCGCAGGAGCAGGCCGTCGCCACGGCAGAGCCGCTGGACGGGGCCGCAGAATGCAGCATTCTTGTGGCGGAAGACAACGAGATAAACGTGGAAGTATTGCGCGCCATGTTGCGCCAGCTGGGCTTTGAATGCGATGTTGCGCCCAACGGCAAGGAAGCCCTGCGCATGGCCATGGAAACCCCATATGATATTGTGCTGATGGACGTTAACATGCCCGTCATGGACGGCCTGACCGCCACACGCGAACTGCGGAACATGCTGCCGGGAAATGACGAACAAAAAGCCCTGCCCATCATTGCCCTTACCGCCGCGACCCTGCCTGACAACATCGCCGAAATCATCAACGCGGGTATGAACGATCACATAGCCAAGCCCTTCAGCATGGCAACCCTGCGCAATAAACTCGCCAAGTGGCTTAAGCTCCACTGA
- a CDS encoding dephospho-CoA kinase yields the protein MTELRHTTTADDAGQRLDRVLHQVASEMSRAALQKAVQAGHCMVDGLPETRVNAKMRAGQTITLRLPETATTLQAEEGHLELLWQDEHMVVCNKPAGLTVHPCPSCPEQTLVQRLLGRFPQLGRIEGQRPGIVHRLDKDTSGILLVALTEQDRLVLSAAFAQREVHKEYLALVSGRPPAEGECREPIGRHPTAKVKMAVVPESRGGRAAHTEWKTLWTAPDRRFSLLAVRIHTGRTHQIRVHMTHIGHPLLGDRLYAPKALQALAPRQMLHAWRISFIHPATGAAMNFACPPPDDMLMAALQGCRRMRRVVVTGNPGSGKSAFSQCLAGMSVPVFSADATVAALYAPHGEAAQWIGQIGGSALLTPAGAVDKTALLEAMRTNPVLRREVENMVHSLTHKALEAFWIQQESLGVPLAVAEVPLYFETGWQNSFSPEPHVVGVRCAMPLRAQRIEANRGWTQDKLEAIEGWQWTQDRKMAACNTVVDNEGSLESLCAQAQDFLTSMRTQDQKDEQALALHLASLWQ from the coding sequence GTGACAGAACTGCGCCATACAACAACAGCCGACGATGCCGGCCAGCGACTGGACCGCGTGCTGCATCAGGTTGCCTCCGAAATGTCGCGGGCAGCGTTGCAAAAAGCCGTTCAGGCCGGGCACTGCATGGTGGACGGCCTGCCGGAAACCCGCGTAAATGCCAAAATGCGGGCCGGGCAGACCATCACGTTGCGCCTGCCGGAAACCGCCACGACCTTGCAGGCTGAGGAAGGACACCTCGAGCTGCTCTGGCAGGACGAACACATGGTTGTGTGCAACAAGCCTGCTGGCCTTACAGTGCACCCCTGCCCTTCCTGCCCAGAGCAGACCCTGGTGCAGCGCCTGCTGGGGCGTTTCCCGCAACTGGGCAGGATTGAAGGCCAACGCCCCGGCATAGTGCACCGGCTGGACAAAGACACGAGCGGCATCCTGCTGGTGGCACTGACTGAGCAGGATCGCCTTGTACTCAGCGCGGCCTTTGCACAGAGGGAAGTACACAAGGAATATCTGGCCCTTGTGAGTGGTAGGCCGCCCGCAGAGGGCGAATGCCGCGAACCCATTGGCCGCCACCCCACAGCCAAGGTCAAGATGGCCGTTGTGCCGGAATCGCGCGGCGGGCGCGCAGCCCATACGGAATGGAAAACCCTGTGGACAGCGCCCGACAGGCGCTTCTCCTTGCTTGCCGTGCGCATCCATACCGGGCGCACGCATCAGATACGCGTACACATGACCCACATTGGGCATCCCCTGCTTGGCGACAGGCTCTATGCGCCCAAAGCCTTGCAGGCCCTCGCCCCGCGCCAGATGCTGCACGCATGGCGCATCAGCTTCATCCACCCGGCCACGGGCGCGGCCATGAATTTTGCCTGCCCGCCGCCGGACGACATGCTCATGGCCGCGCTTCAGGGCTGCCGCCGCATGCGCCGCGTGGTGGTAACGGGCAATCCCGGCAGCGGCAAATCAGCCTTTTCCCAGTGCCTGGCCGGTATGTCCGTGCCTGTGTTCAGCGCTGATGCAACGGTTGCCGCCCTGTACGCCCCCCATGGAGAGGCTGCACAATGGATCGGGCAGATCGGCGGCAGCGCACTGCTTACTCCAGCCGGCGCAGTAGATAAAACCGCGCTGCTTGAGGCCATGCGCACCAACCCCGTGCTGCGCCGCGAGGTGGAAAACATGGTGCACAGCCTGACGCACAAGGCGCTGGAAGCATTCTGGATACAGCAGGAATCTCTGGGTGTGCCGCTGGCAGTGGCCGAAGTGCCTCTGTATTTTGAAACAGGCTGGCAAAACAGCTTTTCGCCAGAACCGCACGTTGTCGGAGTGCGCTGCGCCATGCCCCTGCGCGCGCAGCGCATAGAAGCTAACCGTGGCTGGACGCAAGACAAACTGGAAGCTATTGAGGGCTGGCAATGGACGCAAGACCGCAAAATGGCCGCCTGCAACACAGTTGTGGATAACGAGGGTTCGCTGGAATCTTTATGCGCCCAGGCCCAGGATTTTTTGACAAGCATGCGCACACAGGATCAGAAGGATGAACAGGCCCTTGCGCTGCACCTCGCAAGTCTGTGGCAGTAA
- a CDS encoding NlpC/P60 family N-terminal domain-containing protein: MKSRLHLPLLIACFALLAACGGKVIPTRDGDMPTWMGTLEDLRRYPQNLDVYAKAAGEDKLLVSPAEQANQAARFMRITFGPWEMAKTSIRKRDVAVLFNKARGYKIGDVRWTQPEWDAMSANAALGSYPSRSQAAITVRNANLRELPTNEARFSEPTPNPKANPFDYFQYSLLPVGTPVLIAHTSRDGRWHYVECPVAGGWVADEDLAPVSPEFRYMYRNSTFAALVRDRVNLVTPAGSILANIGALLPMRSGYSSPADASSGGQAAIELLVPIRGADGMAQLAPASLTTADAVPWPMRMTPGNVAKVGNFMIGQPYGWGGMFGDRDCSALTRELFTPFGIWLPRNSVAQARTGAVNMLEGMTTEEKEEQILRNGVPFLSLVGMRGHIMLYVGKYNGRPAIFHNVWGVRTVEGSDTDGRFVIGRAVVTSITPGAELKNLYRTTTFADRLRTLSTPADTLQ, encoded by the coding sequence ATGAAATCTCGTCTTCACCTTCCCCTGCTTATCGCCTGTTTTGCCTTGTTGGCCGCATGCGGCGGCAAGGTTATTCCCACACGCGACGGCGACATGCCCACGTGGATGGGGACACTGGAAGACCTCCGGCGCTACCCGCAGAATCTGGATGTGTACGCCAAGGCCGCAGGAGAAGACAAACTGCTTGTTTCTCCTGCCGAGCAGGCCAATCAGGCGGCCAGATTTATGCGCATCACCTTTGGCCCGTGGGAAATGGCCAAGACCTCCATCCGCAAGCGTGATGTGGCGGTGCTGTTCAACAAGGCGCGCGGCTACAAAATTGGCGATGTGCGCTGGACGCAGCCGGAATGGGATGCCATGAGCGCCAACGCGGCTCTGGGTTCCTACCCCTCGCGCAGCCAGGCAGCCATAACCGTGCGTAACGCCAATCTGCGCGAACTGCCCACCAATGAAGCGCGTTTTTCCGAACCCACGCCAAATCCCAAAGCCAATCCCTTTGATTATTTTCAATATTCCCTGCTGCCCGTGGGCACACCGGTGCTTATCGCGCACACAAGCCGTGATGGCCGCTGGCACTATGTGGAATGCCCCGTGGCTGGCGGCTGGGTGGCGGACGAAGATCTGGCCCCAGTCAGCCCTGAATTCAGATACATGTACCGCAACAGCACATTTGCAGCCCTGGTGCGCGACCGCGTGAACCTTGTCACGCCAGCAGGTTCCATATTAGCCAATATCGGAGCATTGCTGCCCATGCGTAGCGGATATTCCTCGCCCGCAGACGCCAGCTCCGGCGGGCAGGCCGCAATTGAGCTGCTTGTGCCCATACGCGGAGCAGACGGCATGGCCCAACTGGCCCCGGCGTCGCTTACTACAGCAGACGCCGTTCCGTGGCCCATGCGCATGACCCCTGGCAACGTGGCCAAGGTGGGCAATTTCATGATCGGCCAGCCTTATGGGTGGGGCGGCATGTTCGGCGACAGGGATTGCTCTGCCCTCACGCGCGAACTGTTCACGCCCTTTGGCATCTGGCTGCCGCGCAACTCCGTGGCGCAGGCGCGCACTGGCGCGGTTAACATGCTTGAGGGCATGACAACCGAGGAGAAGGAAGAACAGATTCTGCGCAACGGAGTTCCCTTCCTCAGCCTTGTGGGCATGCGCGGGCATATCATGCTGTATGTGGGCAAGTATAATGGACGCCCCGCCATTTTCCACAATGTGTGGGGCGTGCGCACAGTTGAGGGCAGCGACACAGATGGCCGTTTTGTTATCGGCAGGGCCGTTGTCACCTCCATCACCCCCGGCGCCGAGCTAAAAAACCTTTACCGTACAACGACGTTTGCCGACAGGCTCCGCACGTTGAGCACCCCGGCGGATACCCTTCAGTGA